TGCTCCCCAAATTCGCATATCTTCCTGACCTACTGACCAAATGGCAATACTCTGAAACTTCCACTTGTAAGTTGTCCCTATTATCCAATCAACTAGACTATCGATATCTTGATAATAAAGAATTGAAAAGCCGATGAAAAGTTACCTCCGATTTCACAGGGTCATGCAATTAATCTATACATCAATTTCAACAATCATTTCAGACTTAAATTCAATCTCCAACTTTTCAGGATGAACTACAATTCTCTCAACCATCCGCTTAACTAGCTGCTCATCATACGTTTCTAGTTCGCATGTTTGCTCTTTTAATAACGCTGATATTTGTTCCAATCGTTCTCTTCCATTATCTTGTTCTGCAATCTCTAGTTGAAGTTGTTGTTTTTCTTCTCTACGTTTGTAAATATTATCGACAACGTCATTATAGTCTTTGTTCGAATTCGCTAGGCCGATTAAAGAATGTTGCAAGGCTTCCAGTTCTTTTTCAACTTTCACCAGTTTATCGTGTAAATGACTTGATAACGTATGTGCAATATTTTGTTCTAAGACTTTTAGAAAGTTGCTCCGATTTTTAAACAGTTCATTTATCGCTTGGATAACGGCTTGCTTTAAGTCATCTTCTCTAACAGTTCGCGCATCACAAAACACTCCTGTATTTTCAAGCCTGCTGACGCATCGCCAAACGATTGACCTCTTCCCTCGGTTATTCCAATGGACTCTTCTAAATATTTCTCCACAGTTTTCACAAAATACAATCTGAGCCAAACTGTGGTTACTGCTGTAATTTCGCCTTTGTCCATTTTTACTAATATGAGCGATTTTTCGTTTTTTCAATTCTTCTTGTACTAACATGAAAAGGTGCTTTGGTATGATAGCTTCATGATTGTTTTCTACATAATATTGTGGAACAACCCCATCGTTGTTCACTCGCTTTTTCGATAAGAAATCGACTGTATATGTTTTTTGAAGGAGTGCATCTCCCATATATTTTTCGTTCGTCAGAATTTTATGCAGTGAACTACTGTACCATTTCTTTCTTCCCGCACCTGTTAATATGCCGTCCGCTTCAAGTCCTTTTGCAATTTTATTTAAGCTAAATCCTTCCAGGTATTCTCGGTAAATTCGCTTGATGATTTCCGCCTCTTCTGGCACAATGACTAAGCGTTTATTTTCATCTTTTGTGTAGCCGAGAAATCGATTATGGTTTACTTGCACTTCGCCTTGTTGGTATCGATATTGAATACCAAGTTTTACGTTTTGGCTAAGCGACTGACTTTCTTGCTGAGCAAGTGACGCCATAATCGTCAACATCACTTCCCCTTTCGCATCCATCGAATTGATATTTTCTTTTTCAAAGAATACGGGTATATCTTGTTCTTTCAGCTTTCTTATATATTTCAAGCAATCTAACGTGTTCCTTGCAAATCGGCTAATGGACTTTGTAATGATCATATCGATTTTTCCATCCATACAATCAGCTATCATTTTATTAAACTGTTCTCGCATTTTTGTGTTCGTTCCTGTAATGCCATCGTCTGCATAAACTCCTGCAAGTTTCCACTCGGGATTAGCTTGAATGTATGACGTGTAATGTTCGATTTGCACTTCATAACTCGTTGCCTGTTCATCACTGTCAGTTGATACTCGGCAATAAGCAGCTACCCTCAGCTTTTGCTTATCACTTACTTCCCTCGTTCTTCTTGGTCTTGCCGGGATGACTGTAACATTTCTTGAACTTTCCATACTCTAGGTCACCACACTTTCTATTAAACTGTAAACATATTCTGCTTGTTTATATGGGTTGTCATGTTTGATATCGATAGATGGTAAAGTGAATGTGGGAATTTCAAACGGGGTTTCTTCTTGTTTTTTATTTAGTCTTCCTAATTTTTTTGCCCGTTTATATCTTTCTATCTTCACTTTTTCAAATAATTCTTTTGATATTAAGGTAGGAAAAATATCCGTTCCTAAGTATCTTTCATCCGTTAATATTCGGGTAATACCGCCATGATTTCGCTTTATTCCCGCTTCCTTAGCGGCATTTGCTAATGACAATCCTGATAAATACGCTTGAAAAAGATGCTGCAGTTGTTTCAGCTCTTCTTTATTTATGACTACTTTACCGTTTTCAATTTGATAGCCAAATGGTGTATGTGCCATCACCTATTCACCTCTTCCTTTAGCAACAAGCCACTTTTTAATAAAAAACCTATTTTTGTTGACGAGTGTATATAAACCTTTTCAATATATTCGTTAAATATCGTTTCTTCAAATGATGCAACTTTCTGCTGTTTATTGGTGAAACTCATCAGTCTTTTCAGTTCGTAGACTTGTTCTTCTTCGTTGCGAATAAGTCGTAGCAACCGTTCTTTATCCTCCAACAACTCATTAATTTGGTTGTCCATTTTCGCCCGTTGTTCTTCATACAATTTCTGTTCTAAAAACTTATCATCCATTAGCTTTTTCAACATTTGACTCTTCGCATAGCACTCAGTCAATTGCAATTCAATATGATCGAGCTGTTCTTCTGTATCATGTTTAAAGCCATTTTTCATTGTTTCAAAAAGTGGATGTAGTATTTCTTTTCGAGCAAAAACGAGTTTGTTCATCATTGTAATAAAAGCTTGATGAATGCGTTCTTCCTTAATGAAAAGCATCGAACATTCATCTCTGTTTTTAATGTGTGTTGAACAGCACCAAGCAATATATTTTCTATGCGTAGAAGTGTGAATTCTCCTTTTAAATGTATCGCCACATTCCGCGCATTCAATTTTCCCTGAAAAAGGATAACGGTTTAAATACTTTCTACTTCCAGCAGCTACATTCTTTTGGCTTGCTTGATATTCTAGCATTCGATTAGCCGCTTCAAAATCAGTATGTGTGATGATTGCTTCATGATGATTTTCAATTAAGTATTGATCCAGTTCA
Above is a genomic segment from Nosocomiicoccus massiliensis containing:
- a CDS encoding recombinase family protein — its product is MESSRNVTVIPARPRRTREVSDKQKLRVAAYCRVSTDSDEQATSYEVQIEHYTSYIQANPEWKLAGVYADDGITGTNTKMREQFNKMIADCMDGKIDMIITKSISRFARNTLDCLKYIRKLKEQDIPVFFEKENINSMDAKGEVMLTIMASLAQQESQSLSQNVKLGIQYRYQQGEVQVNHNRFLGYTKDENKRLVIVPEEAEIIKRIYREYLEGFSLNKIAKGLEADGILTGAGRKKWYSSSLHKILTNEKYMGDALLQKTYTVDFLSKKRVNNDGVVPQYYVENNHEAIIPKHLFMLVQEELKKRKIAHISKNGQRRNYSSNHSLAQIVFCENCGEIFRRVHWNNRGKRSIVWRCVSRLENTGVFCDARTVREDDLKQAVIQAINELFKNRSNFLKVLEQNIAHTLSSHLHDKLVKVEKELEALQHSLIGLANSNKDYNDVVDNIYKRREEKQQLQLEIAEQDNGRERLEQISALLKEQTCELETYDEQLVKRMVERIVVHPEKLEIEFKSEMIVEIDV
- a CDS encoding recombinase, producing MAHTPFGYQIENGKVVINKEELKQLQHLFQAYLSGLSLANAAKEAGIKRNHGGITRILTDERYLGTDIFPTLISKELFEKVKIERYKRAKKLGRLNKKQEETPFEIPTFTLPSIDIKHDNPYKQAEYVYSLIESVVT
- a CDS encoding zinc ribbon domain-containing protein, which codes for MLEYQASQKNVAAGSRKYLNRYPFSGKIECAECGDTFKRRIHTSTHRKYIAWCCSTHIKNRDECSMLFIKEERIHQAFITMMNKLVFARKEILHPLFETMKNGFKHDTEEQLDHIELQLTECYAKSQMLKKLMDDKFLEQKLYEEQRAKMDNQINELLEDKERLLRLIRNEEEQVYELKRLMSFTNKQQKVASFEETIFNEYIEKVYIHSSTKIGFLLKSGLLLKEEVNR